The proteins below come from a single Mesobacillus jeotgali genomic window:
- the dnaI gene encoding primosomal protein DnaI, with amino-acid sequence MQNINETLKKLANNQNFQERYEAIKRQVMQDKHIKEFLDENAEYITREMLDGSMSKLYEFSNQSKGCEDCESLAGCKNMIKGYEPELFIKGNFIDIKYDRCKKKVMHDEQQKNARLINSIFVPKEILKASFGDIELDDAGRFKAIKMAKDFVENYEQGQKQKGLFLHGPFGTGKSYLLGAIANELAQKQISSLIVYVPEFFREMKNAIGDHTVNEKLEAIKKANVLMLDDIGAETMSSWARDEILGTILQFRMLENLPTFFTSNFDLKGLEHHLTHSQRGEEEQLKAARIMERIKYLAEPVKVEGKNRRI; translated from the coding sequence TTGCAAAACATTAATGAAACGTTGAAGAAGCTGGCGAATAACCAGAATTTCCAGGAGCGATATGAAGCGATTAAGAGGCAGGTCATGCAGGATAAGCACATCAAGGAATTCCTGGATGAGAATGCTGAGTATATTACCAGGGAAATGCTCGACGGCAGCATGTCAAAGTTGTATGAGTTCTCCAACCAGAGCAAAGGCTGTGAAGATTGCGAGAGCCTCGCAGGCTGCAAGAATATGATTAAAGGGTATGAGCCAGAGCTTTTCATAAAAGGAAATTTCATTGACATAAAATATGACCGATGCAAAAAGAAGGTCATGCATGATGAGCAGCAAAAGAACGCACGCCTGATCAACAGCATTTTTGTGCCTAAAGAAATTTTGAAGGCATCGTTCGGGGATATTGAGCTCGATGATGCCGGCAGGTTCAAGGCGATCAAGATGGCAAAAGACTTTGTTGAGAATTATGAGCAGGGCCAAAAGCAAAAGGGCCTGTTTCTTCATGGCCCGTTTGGAACAGGTAAATCCTACTTGCTAGGCGCAATCGCGAATGAATTGGCACAGAAACAAATCAGTTCATTGATTGTATATGTGCCTGAATTTTTCCGGGAAATGAAAAATGCGATTGGTGACCATACTGTCAATGAGAAGCTGGAAGCCATCAAAAAGGCAAATGTTCTTATGCTTGATGACATCGGAGCAGAAACAATGAGCAGCTGGGCAAGGGATGAAATCCTCGGGACAATCCTGCAGTTCCGGATGCTGGAGAACCTTCCAACCTTCTTTACATCGAACTTTGACCTTAAAGGGCTGGAGCATCATTTGACGCACAGCCAGCGGGGAGAAGAAGAACAATTGAAGGCAGCAAGAATCATGGAACGGATTAAATATCTTGCCGAGCCGGTTAAAGTCGAAGGCAAGAATCGCAGAATATAA
- the thrS gene encoding threonine--tRNA ligase, which translates to MADMLKISFPDGAVKEFPAGTTTEDIASSISPGLKKKAIAGMVNGQPFDLKRAIEEDAAIEIVTPDHPEALEILRHSSAHLMAQAIKRLYKDVNLGVGPVIEGGFYYDIDMEHSLSPEDLPEIEKEMKKIINENIEIVRKEVSRDEAVKFFKELGDPYKLELIEAIPADEKVTLYEQGDFVDLCRGVHVPSTGKLKEFKLLSIAGAYWRGDSDNKMLQRIYGTAFFKKEDLKEHLRLLEEAKERDHRKLGKELSLFTNSQKVGQGLPLWLPKGATIRRIIERYIVDKEVSLGYDHVYTPVMGSVDLYKTSGHWDHYQENMFPVMEMENEQLVLRPMNCPHHMMVYKNSIHSYRELPIRIAELGTMHRYEMSGALAGLQRVRGMTLNDAHLFVRPDQIKEEFKRVVELVLEVYKDFDMNDYSFRLSYRDPEDKEKYFDDDQMWEKAQAMLKEAMDEMGLEYFEAEGEAAFYGPKLDVQVKTALGKEETLSTVQLDFLLPERFDLTYIGEDGKHHRPVVIHRGVVSTMERFVAFLIEEYKGAFPTWLAPVQAQIIPVSPSVHYDYAREIKEKLKAEGFRVEIDGRDEKIGYKIREAQMQKVPYMLVVGDNEVADKAVNVRKYGEQKSETISFDEFLESFRKEAKK; encoded by the coding sequence ATGGCAGACATGTTAAAAATATCGTTTCCAGATGGAGCAGTGAAGGAGTTTCCGGCAGGCACAACGACTGAAGATATCGCCAGCTCGATCAGCCCGGGCCTAAAGAAGAAAGCCATTGCCGGTATGGTCAATGGACAGCCGTTTGATCTCAAGAGAGCGATCGAAGAGGATGCAGCGATTGAAATCGTCACTCCGGACCATCCGGAAGCGCTTGAAATCCTGCGCCACAGCTCAGCTCACTTAATGGCACAGGCAATCAAGCGTCTGTATAAAGATGTAAACCTTGGAGTAGGGCCGGTAATCGAGGGCGGCTTCTACTATGATATCGATATGGAACACTCTTTATCTCCGGAAGATTTGCCGGAAATTGAAAAGGAAATGAAGAAAATCATCAATGAGAACATTGAGATTGTACGTAAAGAAGTAAGCCGTGATGAGGCAGTGAAGTTTTTCAAAGAGCTTGGTGATCCATATAAGCTTGAGTTGATTGAAGCAATCCCGGCTGATGAAAAAGTCACTTTGTATGAGCAGGGCGATTTTGTTGACCTTTGCCGCGGCGTGCATGTTCCATCGACTGGAAAGCTGAAGGAATTCAAATTGCTGAGCATTGCTGGTGCATACTGGCGCGGCGACAGCGATAATAAGATGCTCCAGCGTATCTATGGTACTGCTTTCTTCAAGAAGGAAGACCTGAAAGAGCACTTGAGGCTGCTTGAAGAAGCAAAAGAGCGTGATCACCGCAAACTTGGTAAAGAACTAAGTTTATTTACAAATTCACAGAAGGTAGGCCAGGGGCTTCCGCTATGGCTTCCAAAGGGTGCGACAATCCGCCGCATCATCGAACGCTATATTGTAGATAAAGAAGTCAGCCTTGGCTATGACCATGTCTACACTCCGGTAATGGGAAGTGTCGACCTTTATAAAACTTCAGGACACTGGGACCACTATCAGGAAAATATGTTCCCGGTAATGGAGATGGAAAATGAACAGCTTGTTTTAAGACCGATGAACTGTCCGCACCATATGATGGTGTACAAAAACAGCATCCATAGCTACAGGGAACTTCCAATCAGGATTGCTGAGCTTGGAACAATGCACCGTTATGAAATGTCCGGCGCGCTGGCTGGCTTGCAGCGTGTGCGCGGCATGACTTTGAACGATGCTCACCTGTTTGTCCGCCCTGACCAGATCAAGGAAGAGTTCAAACGTGTAGTTGAGCTTGTGCTTGAAGTCTACAAGGACTTTGATATGAATGACTATTCTTTCCGTTTATCCTACAGAGATCCTGAGGATAAAGAGAAATACTTCGATGATGATCAGATGTGGGAAAAGGCTCAAGCTATGCTTAAAGAAGCGATGGATGAAATGGGTCTTGAATATTTCGAGGCAGAAGGCGAAGCGGCATTCTACGGCCCTAAGCTTGATGTCCAGGTTAAGACTGCTCTTGGCAAAGAAGAAACTCTCTCAACAGTCCAGTTGGACTTCTTGCTTCCAGAACGCTTTGACCTAACTTATATCGGAGAAGATGGAAAGCATCATCGCCCAGTCGTCATCCACCGCGGTGTCGTATCGACGATGGAACGCTTTGTAGCCTTTTTGATCGAAGAATACAAAGGAGCGTTCCCGACTTGGCTGGCTCCAGTCCAGGCGCAAATTATCCCGGTTTCTCCTTCCGTCCATTATGACTATGCAAGAGAAATCAAAGAAAAGCTAAAAGCAGAAGGCTTCCGCGTTGAAATCGATGGCCGTGACGAAAAAATCGGCTATAAAATCCGCGAAGCGCAAATGCAGAAAGTTCCATACATGCTCGTGGTCGGTGACAATGAAGTCGCTGACAAAGCAGTCAACGTCCGTAAATACGGCGAACAGAAATCCGAAACAATTTCATTTGATGAATTCCTGGAGTCATTCAGGAAGGAAGCGAAGAAATAA
- the ytxC gene encoding putative sporulation protein YtxC, translated as MIEIIFQKKQDAWNLYQHLVTRLASWQETNSILLNEDRNRVIIPEEFCEKERMQLLKKSVYDFIVNVKRDDWLRVILAESYFYNDSEEQDQILDIIYSVIEGNRKELVPFMEGVEEQGIIQSSINEIFNERISFSFDSFVMFRLKAYIEQLSKWVEVAIDEYKMEQEYQVFLHTLRDFLEERKPQMSHLYLVIGENMIFYNQQFTEMKRSDLFKTIDRKLLVNHPVYVDSGTIAPLLSIAPETIYLYTDDPHQPLVRTIINLFEERVKVNPVSAFHDEK; from the coding sequence TTGATTGAAATCATCTTCCAAAAAAAGCAGGATGCCTGGAATTTGTATCAGCATTTAGTCACCAGGCTTGCTTCATGGCAGGAAACGAATTCAATTCTTCTTAATGAAGATCGAAATAGAGTGATTATTCCAGAAGAATTTTGTGAAAAGGAAAGAATGCAATTACTCAAAAAAAGTGTTTATGATTTTATAGTGAATGTGAAACGCGATGACTGGCTAAGAGTCATCCTGGCAGAATCATATTTTTATAATGACAGTGAAGAACAGGATCAAATCCTTGATATCATTTACTCCGTCATCGAAGGCAATCGTAAAGAACTTGTGCCTTTCATGGAAGGTGTCGAGGAGCAAGGGATCATCCAGAGTTCAATCAATGAAATTTTTAATGAGAGAATTTCATTTTCCTTCGACTCCTTTGTGATGTTCAGGCTGAAGGCCTATATTGAGCAGCTCTCGAAATGGGTAGAGGTCGCAATAGATGAGTATAAGATGGAACAGGAGTACCAGGTTTTCCTGCATACATTGAGAGATTTCCTGGAGGAAAGGAAACCGCAGATGTCCCATTTATATCTGGTGATCGGCGAAAATATGATTTTTTATAATCAGCAATTCACAGAAATGAAACGGAGTGATCTGTTTAAAACAATTGACCGCAAGCTGCTTGTCAATCATCCAGTCTATGTTGACTCGGGAACGATTGCTCCGCTGCTGTCGATTGCGCCTGAGACCATTTACTTGTACACGGACGATCCCCATCAGCCGTTAGTAAGGACGATCATCAATCTTTTTGAAGAACGTGTGAAAGTCAATCCAGTTTCTGCTTTTCATGATGAAAAGTAA
- the rpmI gene encoding 50S ribosomal protein L35, translating into MPKMKTHRGTAKRFKKTGTGKLKRSHAYTSHLFANKSTKAKRKLRKSAIVSKGDFKRIRHMLDNIK; encoded by the coding sequence ATGCCAAAAATGAAAACACACCGCGGCACTGCCAAGCGTTTCAAGAAAACTGGAACTGGCAAGCTTAAGCGTTCACACGCTTACACTAGCCACTTATTTGCTAACAAGTCTACAAAAGCTAAGCGTAAGCTTCGCAAATCTGCAATCGTTTCAAAAGGCGATTTCAAACGTATTCGTCACATGCTTGACAACATTAAGTAA
- a CDS encoding DUF1294 domain-containing protein, which translates to MENWILAGVIIVMNLAGFLTMGIDKKRARNNHYRISEKTLWNIAFLGGATGATAGMKHYRHKTKHTQFKYGMPLLAIIEIGIFTYLFKLLA; encoded by the coding sequence ATGGAGAACTGGATTTTGGCTGGCGTGATCATAGTCATGAATCTTGCAGGATTTTTAACCATGGGAATAGATAAAAAGCGGGCAAGAAACAATCATTATCGAATAAGCGAAAAAACATTATGGAATATTGCTTTTCTTGGAGGAGCGACCGGGGCAACAGCTGGTATGAAGCATTACAGGCATAAGACGAAGCATACCCAGTTTAAGTATGGAATGCCGCTGCTGGCAATTATTGAAATTGGTATATTTACATATTTATTTAAGCTTTTGGCATAA
- the infC gene encoding translation initiation factor IF-3 gives MLLNEGIRAREIRLIDQNGEQLGIKSKAEALEIAARVNLDLVLVAPNAKPPVGRIMDYGKFKFEQQKKEKEARKNQKIITTKEVRLSPTIDEHDFNTKLRNAIKFLEKGDKVKASIRFKGRAITHKEIGQRVLDRFSEACKDVATIESHPKMDGRSMFLVLAPKTEK, from the coding sequence ATGTTACTAAACGAGGGAATTCGTGCTCGCGAAATTCGTCTGATCGATCAAAACGGCGAGCAATTAGGAATTAAATCCAAAGCTGAGGCTCTTGAGATCGCAGCGCGCGTAAATCTTGATCTTGTCCTTGTTGCTCCGAACGCGAAGCCTCCTGTAGGCCGAATCATGGACTACGGAAAATTCAAGTTTGAACAGCAAAAGAAAGAAAAAGAAGCACGTAAGAACCAGAAGATCATCACAACAAAAGAAGTACGTCTTAGCCCGACAATTGATGAGCATGACTTCAACACGAAGTTGCGCAATGCTATCAAGTTCCTGGAAAAAGGCGATAAAGTTAAAGCATCAATCCGTTTTAAAGGTCGTGCTATAACTCATAAGGAAATCGGTCAGCGTGTACTTGATCGCTTCTCTGAAGCTTGCAAAGATGTAGCGACAATTGAATCGCATCCAAAGATGGATGGCCGAAGCATGTTCCTGGTACTAGCACCTAAAACTGAAAAGTAA
- the rplT gene encoding 50S ribosomal protein L20 — MPRVKGGTVTRKRRKKVIKLAKGYFGSKHTLYKVANQQVMKSLMYAFRDRRQKKRDFRKLWIARINAAARMNGLSYSRMMHGLKLAGIEVNRKMLAELAVSDAAAFAQLAETAKQQFNK; from the coding sequence ATGCCACGTGTAAAAGGCGGTACAGTTACGCGCAAGCGTCGTAAAAAAGTCATCAAATTAGCAAAAGGTTATTTCGGTTCTAAACATACATTATACAAGGTTGCTAACCAGCAGGTTATGAAGTCCCTAATGTATGCATTCCGCGACCGTCGCCAGAAGAAGCGCGACTTCCGCAAACTTTGGATTGCTCGTATCAACGCAGCAGCTCGCATGAACGGCCTTTCTTACAGCCGTATGATGCACGGCCTTAAGCTTGCAGGTATCGAAGTAAACCGCAAAATGCTTGCTGAACTTGCAGTAAGCGATGCAGCAGCATTCGCTCAATTGGCTGAAACAGCTAAGCAACAATTCAACAAGTAA